A single region of the Salvia miltiorrhiza cultivar Shanhuang (shh) chromosome 8, IMPLAD_Smil_shh, whole genome shotgun sequence genome encodes:
- the LOC130997753 gene encoding uncharacterized protein LOC130997753, with protein sequence MLCWWPSSHLKWVYNLKLYGARIQNLQKMGRAKRRHIFIALGLLMLMGIAIHFRLWAIDNRFSSYDSELLRRQFDLANREAMDESAEWRRRFDLEFEKATKCSRELEEIKMSTGDKRKVSAVLNKKMEMLQKENVDLLERVESLKQELESETLKCSMRNM encoded by the exons ATGTTATGTTGGTGGCCAAGTTCTCATCTCAAGTGGGTTTATAACTTAAAACTGTACGGCGCAAGAATTCAAAATCTTCAAAAAATGGGGAGGGCCAAGCGGCGGCATATATTCATAGCTCTAGGGCTCCTTATGCTTATGGGAATCGCCATTCACTTCCGCCTTTGGGCCATCGATAATCGGTTCTCCTCTTATGATTCCGAGCTTTTAAG GAGACAATTTGATCTTGCTAACAGAGAAGCTATGGATGAATCTGCAGAGTGGAGAAGAAGGTTTGATTTGGAATTCGAGAAGGCTACCAAATGCTCTAGGGAACTGGAGGAA ATTAAGATGTCCACTGGAGATAAAAGAAAGGTTTCTGCTGTTCTGAACAAGAAAATGGAAATGTTGCAAAAG GAAAATGTGGATTTGCTTGAGCGAGTTGAGTCTTTGAAACAAGAGCTTGAATCAGAGACACTTAAATGCAGCATGCGTAACATGTGA
- the LOC130997752 gene encoding CASP-like protein 5A1, whose translation MSGPAVHPVEAPPPMTEAAPLRVRMKDVQGMAGTTGALVLRLCQFAFAAISLCVMATTSDFPSVTAFRYLVGAVGLQSLWSLSLALTDVYALMVRRSFRNAGVVSLFAIGDGITSTLTFAAACASAGITVLIGNDLDKCNLNHCTRFMSATAMAFLCWFAVSPSFLLNFWSLASR comes from the exons ATGAGCGGGCCGGCGGTGCACCCGGTGGAGGCCCCTCCGCCGATGACGGAGGCCGCGCCTCTCAGGGTTAGGATGAAAGACGTCCAGGGAATGGCCGGGACCACCGGCGCTCTCGTCCTCCGCCTCTGCCAGTTCGCCTTCGCCGCCATTTCTCTGTGCGTCATGGCCACGACCTCCGATTTCCCATCCGTCACCGCCTTCCG CTATCTTGTTGGTGCTGTTGGTTTGCAAAGTTTATGGAGCCTATCTCTGGCTCTTACTGATGTGTATGCTCTCATGGTGAGGCGAAGTTTCAGAAATGCTGGAGTTGTCAGTTTATTTGCTATTGGTGATGGG ATTACTTCCACTCTAACATTCGCTGCAGCCTGTGCATCAGCTGGTATCACTGTCCTCATCGGAAATGATCTTGATAAATGTAATCTGAACCACTGCACAAGATTCATGTCGGCTACAGCCATGGCTTTTCTGTGCTGGTTTGCTGTGTCCCCTTCGTTTCTGCTGAATTTTTggtctctggcttctcgatag
- the LOC130998340 gene encoding uncharacterized protein LOC130998340 — MSGFSNWFDPFGSNSALQNSTFPSQNSDDHSQNSKGCPNFSWPNMPPNPHIYPNNPMNAPPFEFSSQGHPPQGFQPYGYHSHWYPHQAYSPQGFTFSDSSRRNNVDRVSSDRRTPFSRKASMQDVENIDLSGDAHSNDDNHPTKKSRAYYSDAECELVAQCWIDISVDSVVGNDQRDEQMWKRIKKAYNENRPTNTPARELS, encoded by the coding sequence ATGAGTGGATTCTCAAATTGGTTTGATCCATTTGGATCAAATTCTGCTTTACAAAATTCAACCTTTCCTTCACAAAATTCTGACGATCATTCTCAAAATTCGAAGGGTTGTCCGAATTTCTCTTGGCCAAATATGCCTCCAAATCCTCATATATATCCTAACAATCCCATGAATGCTCCTCCATTTGAATTTTCATCTCAAGGGCATCCACCTCAAGGGTTTCAGCCATATGGATATCACTCACATTGGTATCCCCACCAAGCGTATTCCCCGCAAGGATTTACGTTTTCAGACTCGTCAAGGAGGAACAACGTAGATAGGGTGAGTAGTGATCGAAGAACGCCATTTTCGAGAAAAGCATCTATGCAAGACGTAGAAAATATAGATCTCTCTGGTGATGCACACTCTAACGACGACAATCATCCTACCAAAAAGAGTCGGGCGTATTATTCGGATGCAGAGTGTGAGCTCGTTGCGCAATGTTGGATCGATATTAGCGTCGATTCAGTGGTAGGAAATGATCAAAGAGATGAGCAAATGTGGAAACGTATTAAAAAGGCCTACAACGAAAATCGTCCAACCAACACTCCAGCAAGGGAACTTAGCTAA
- the LOC130998339 gene encoding uncharacterized protein LOC130998339, whose amino-acid sequence MRKKRRYDAERYWIQCRLNRKRGDRQGLRISHRDDQPDVEPRVGVQQLEARDWGIPVLDFDDAPPLGWEDSNVLESGILSVGALFRSKDDLAIAVGLYHMENHVEYAVHRSSTTRLWFVCKHGNGCPFMLRAVQSASIWRVIKVVMDHTCHTDLNRTAPRQIPARVVGRYFARKLVGEGVVLKPKEMMSEMQRLFGIEINYSFALRARNIAIEMTYGDFGNSYQMLPSYLYMLRMSNPGTLYDLEMKDDGKFHHMFVALGQSVAAFEKGYLRPVIVVDGTHLKGRNGGILFVAVTKDGNEAIFSLAVGLGPIENDESWTWFFHRLRTCFGQPDDLLIVSDQHKSIRNAVECVYPNVPHGLCYYHIQKNLAHYGQHVAAVFKAAAYSYRSDDFQRNFSALQLLKVNAHTRLDTIGVERWARSKCPVRRTSFMTSNAAETMNSRLLWARRLPVASLIETYRAIMEKWFDRRRISAASRSHELTEVVEGKLHVAVEAGRQLAVRGTTTHMFSVEDDHAFYIVDLENRTCSCAQFDLDDIPCRHACAAIRRAGLQVTDFVGGYFKQSVLLATYMERIVPVPHPTYWNVPDEISAYVVKPPDITVHAGRPKLSRARSAVEGPPNSGPPNSGTPNSRPQVCSRCKGGGHNARRCKAQMGSLDLNVPVEGVEQPPDARRRRKKKCGICRSGTHTRNACPQNVGL is encoded by the exons atgaggaagaagaggcgATACGACGCAGAGAGATATTGGATTCAGTGTCGACTGAACAGGAAGCGTGGAGACAGACAGGGCCTCAGAATTTCACATCGGGATGATCAGCCCGATGTCGAGCCTCGTGTTGGAGTTCAGCAGCTTGAGGCACGTGACTGGGGGATTCCAGTCCTCGATTTTGACGATGCGCCGCCATTAGGTTGGGAGGATTCTAACGTATTGGAGAGCGGGATATTATCAGTGGGGGCTCTATTCCGGTCGAAGGATGATTTGGCAATCGCTGTTGGCCTGTACCATATGGAGAATCACGTGGAGTACGCCGTGCATCGTTCCAGTACGACCCGTTTGTGGTTTGTTTGCAAGCATGGCAACGGTTGTCCGTTCATGCTGCGAGCCGTTCAGAGTGCATCGATCTGGAGAGTGATCAAGGTGGTGATGGATCATACCTGCCACACGGATTTGAATCGCACTGCCCCGAGACAGATTCCGGCGAGGGTTGTTGGAAGATATTTTGCACGGAAATTGGTAGGCGAGGGGGTCGTTTTGAAGCCGAAGGAGATGATGTCAGAGATGCAACGCTTATTCGGTATTGAGATCAATTACAGCTTCGCTCTCCGTGCAAGAAACATCGCGATTGAGATGACGTATGGTGATTTTGGGAACTCGTATCAGATGCTCCCATCGTATTTGTATATGCTGAGAATGAGTAATCCCGGCACATTATACGACCTTGAGATGAAGGATGATGGCAAGTTCCATCATATGTTTGTTGCACTTGGACAGAGCGTGGCTGCCTTTGAGAAGGGTTACTTGAGGCCGGTCATCGTCGTAGACGGGACCCATCTGAAGGGAAGGAACGGCGGCATTTTGTTCGTCGCTGTTACAAAGGATGGGAACGAAGCAATATTTTCTCTCGCAGTTGGGCTTGGTCCTATCGAGAACGACGAGTCTTGGACTTGGTTCTTCCACCGACTGCGGACTTGCTTTGGTCAGCCGGATGATCTCTTGATTGTGTCTGATCAGCACAAGAGCATCAGAAATGCTGTGGAGTGTGTCTACCCGAACGTCCCTCACGGGTTGTGCTATTACCATATCCAGAAGAATCTCGCGCATTATGGGCAGCATGTAGCTGCAGTCTTCAAAGCAGCGGCATATTCCTATCGATCAGACGATTTTCAAAGGAATTTTTCTGCGCTTCAATTACTGAAAGTCAACGCGCACACACGCCTCGACACTATTGGTGTGGAGAGATGGGCCAGGTCCAAGTGCCCTGTACGACGCACGAGCTTCATGACGTCGAATGCTGCCGAGACGATGAACAGTAGACTGTTGTGGGCACGACGACTCCCAGTTGCTTCATTGATCGAGACCTATCGAGCCATTATGGAGAAATGGTTCGATAGGCGACGCATCTCGGCTGCATCGAGGTCACATGAGTTGACTGAGGTAGTAGAGGGAAAGTTGCATGTGGCTGTCGAAGCGGGTCGGCAATTGGCTGTTCGAGGGACGACGACGCACATGtttagtgttgaggatgatCATGCATTCTACATTGTCGATCTCGAGAATCGGACTTGTAGTTGTGCTCAGTTCGACCTGGATGACATTCCGTGTCGTCATGCTTGTGCCGCTATTAG GCGTGCAGGACTGCAAGTCACGGATTTTGTTGGAGGATATTTCAAACAATCCGTGCTGTTGGCCACATATATGGAGCGTATTGTTCCCGTTCCACATCCTACGTATTGGAATGTGCCCGATGAGATATCAGCCTATGTTGTGAAACCCCCGGATATCACGGTCCATGCGGGACGACCGAAGTTGAGTAGGGCTCGTTCAGCAGTTGAGGGTCCTCCTAATTCGGGTCCTCCTAATTCGGGTACTCCTAATTCTCGACCTCAAGTATGCTCACGTTGCAAGGGTGGAGGTCACAATGCCCGGAGATGCAAAGCGCAAATGGGATCATTGGACTTGAACGTGCCGGTGGAGGGTGTCGAGCAACCACCCGATGCACGAAGGCGACGAAAGAAGAAATGCGGAATTTGTAGGAGTGGAACACACACTAGGAATGCATGTCCTCAAAATGTTGGGTTGTGA